The Theobroma cacao cultivar B97-61/B2 chromosome 1, Criollo_cocoa_genome_V2, whole genome shotgun sequence genome contains the following window.
TTTCTGGATTCGAGTTaaatgagaagaaaacaaacgtaaatttctcattttcctttcttcctttgtgTTTCAATTTTCGATTAAGGTGCCTTTTGTTTCAGTTCAGTGAGGCCATGGAATTGCAAGGAAGCTATGAAGATTGCAGAGGGTTTAGGCAAAAGCCCTAGTGGTAAAAACGGGTCGAAAAGGTCATTTTTGGGCCTGAAGTCCAGCCCAAACTATTGACTTTAAGGAGTTCCTAGTTCATTGCTTTCGATTTCAAGCTCCAGTTCTAGCTTTCGAGATAGTTGTTACATCATGCCAACAAGCGCTTTTCTATTAGGAACTCTGTCTCAAGTTGTATAAGCAGAGGTTAAAACAGATGGGGTTGCCATTTTGATTGCCAAGAAATAGCTCAAACTACAAGAAAACAGTCTGTTAATAATTTGCTTGTCTTCTGTATTGCAGATGTAATGAACTCTAGAGCATTTCACTAACCCAAGCATAGGGCTGTGCCAATCGTTATGACTTCTAGCCGGTGGCCCCCGTTGTGAGCAGGTGGAAGTCAGGGCCTTCAACATGAAGATGCATCATCTCCATATCCAGCTATCCTTTGGTTCTTTGTTTAGAGAAATTTTTTGCACTTGGGTATCTGATTAGATAGGAAAAGGTAATTCGATTCCTTCAAAGGTGACTTTGGGAGTCTCCTGATCCCTTACATACGTATAAGATGACTTCGGTGCTTAGTTGAGAAGCCATAGAACACAGCTTGAGGTGATGTTAGGCTGGTAATGTCAAATGGTAAACTGGGCGGCCTTTAGGTATCTTGGTTCTTATAGCGGAGCTTCATTATTGCACAGTATTGTAACAAAAGCAATCTACAATGAGGTGTTGGATCGGACGAGGCAAAAGTTCACTGTTTCGAAAGTGGATGAACTCTCCATGGCAAGGGAGAGCAACCCTGTTGCAACCTGTTTCCTCTGCTTTTTGCCAAGGTATTTGATGCAAACGGAAACGGTTTAAGCAGCCCGATTCATTGTGACAAGTTCTGCAAGTCCTTGATATGGGATAGCAcggtggagaaagaaaagaagatccCTATGGTCCAGGTAGCAGCAACTACAAGATACAATTACCATGTGACTGGTTGGATCAGTATTTGGGATACAAGGAAGGCAATCTAGCTTCCTTTTTGCTAAGTTGGTGTTGAGATTATATGGAAGCTGTTGCGGAAAGCAATCGATTTCCACCCaaatggaaattttattttggttgtTGTGTGAACTCAATGCTAAGGAATAGGAGGCTATACCATGCGTAATGTGAAAAGCAATCATTGGCCCATCTCCATATCCAGATTGATtactattataaattttcaatagaaCTCATGCCAGGcatgtatttttttctttacacaATTCTGAATCAATACAAGTCGAAACAATACCACTAGTTGGTATAATAAATTTGCACAaatgaacttctttttctttcaaaaggAGGAAGGAGAAATAACATAGAACAGGAGACAGATCCAAACTTTTTATTCATCAAATTGTTCACTTCTAACGGCTGTTAATAAGCATTAACCTTCCTGCAATTCTTTCTGACCTCACCCCTATAACCTGTCAGTGGTGAGATATTTCCCATCTTAATCATGGACTTGGCAAATTGCTGAAAGAAGAGTTCCTGGTTGTAAGCGTATTTCTTCACCAACTCCCTTGATACAGCACTCTTAGTAAACAGAACTTGGTCAGAGTTCAGCAGGCCCTTGTAAGCCAATAAGTTCTTGAAGTAGCTGTTATCGAACTTTATTGGGCTCACGAAATCTAAGAAAAACAGGTTCTGATCTCCACCTGATCTTGGACAGTTGGTGCGCAATTGAGCAGCATATGATTGGTCAAGTGTGTAGTCTGGTTGTCCATTGCCTGATTGGTTATAAAGTCTCTGCCTGAAGCTGGTGCATCGGGCATTTCCAATGGTGTGGCTCCCTGCAAGAAAAAAAGTGGGGAACTTGGTCATGCTGAGAACATATGAACTTGTGCTACTTTCTTCAGGTTTCTAGCAAAACGCATTCAGTAATGTTATGTCGAGTAATTGGTTTACCAGAAAGTGCCACAAGATCAACAATGTTCAGGCCTTGTCGCTTGAACTTGGTTAGAATTGTTTGAAATGTGTTGTTTGGAGCAGGAATATTATTGTTAGAGCCACTCAAGCTTGCACCTGTGGAATCCCTCCTCCCGAGAGGGACTTCCCAGTTAGGTCCACCAGTCTGCAAATCCAAAAGATGGTTATGGCAATTTTGGACTATAGATAAGAGGCTAATAGCAATTAAAAAGTTAAGAGACAAGGCTATAACCAAAGGCAGCACTTACCAGAACAGTAGAATCTCTAGCAGCCAGGGCCATAATATCAGCACATGATACCGTATGAGGACACGCTTTCTCCAGTGCAGCTTTGATCTCATCTATGACTTCAAATCCTCTAGCCGAGTCCCGGTTAGGATTCGACCTCTTTTCGCTAATTATGGTCCTGCTGCTGTCTAACAAAATTGATGCATCGCAGCCCTGTGACAACAGCAAGATTTTAAGAGTATTCATTACTTTGTGATACACTCAAACTATTCTGAAAATAACTATATGTCAAATCATTAATTAGCAGCATCGAGTGAACAATAAGTGGGGGGTTGAGTGCTTTGGCATGTAGAAAACCTTGACAAAGCAGTCATGGAAGTGTAGCCTAAGCAGTGAAGCAGCCATACGGGCCTCCTTTGCAACAGCTTTGGCTACAATGTACTTTACAATCTCTTGAGCTTTTGGACATGAGTGATCGTAAAACTGAGGGTAGAGGTATCCTCCCGCAATAGTCTTGCCACAGAGACAAAGGGGAGCAATGGCTAGAAGAGAAAGAACTATGATAAAGCCCACAGAATGACCCATTGTTCCTTAGCTAGCCCCCTCCTTGTTTTtgtcttctcactttctagaCCAAAACCAACACAGAATTTTCAAAACATGCTATGATGCTAGCTCCAAGGGTGATGGGTATTTATAAAGGATACTTGGTTGAATGGTCGTCAACGATATGACATAGGAAGGGCAAGGGGAGAACAAAAAGGTGGAGTGAGTAGGCAACTAGCTTTGCATCAATCAGGAGCaggaaagaaatggaaaaggtTGGAGTAGGTAGCAATATGCCAATATCTGCATGCAAGTGCCGACCAATTGCCATAAAATATAGTTGTAAGAAAATACATATAAAAGATTTAAggtaattattattaataattttaatttaaatttttgaatgttaaatctaaaaaataacttaaaacttAAACTTTTGAATATCACATAATTTAGATTCACAAAATtactaaattgaaaagtacttgatTTCGAATCAATTAACTCTTAAGATAATATATGTAAAAAAGATTTAATCTCATGATTTTTTACATTATCTCTCGTTAGTTTTGAATATTCCACCATCGATCAAGACAAATTAGCACTTCTTATCAACTGTTGATGGAATGAATTCCGTTTTACACAAAACGAAGAAAACCAATTCATGATCATGCGTTTCATTTTCCATCTCTTTGCCTAAACTCATTACAAGCCAAAGATTGGTATATGCATGAATAATGATAACGCGATGGGATAATCGGCTTTTGATTACTGAAACAAAAGCCCCAGTAGTTTATGTTAATACTCAAACTAATTATCAGCTAATCATCATATGCTTGAACCTGGTCAACCTGAAACTGTTTTAAATTTGTGCTGATTCCTGCCGTTGAGGACAAAATTTTGATAGGGAACAGGCTCACCTGCTCCGTTGACAAAAACCGAAAACTTCCCGTTGGCGTAGGTCCCTCTAAGTCATTGCCATCTTTTAAGTACTTTTGATGACCATTAATGCATGTAAGTAACCCATAGCTTAGCAGAGAAGCAAAAAATTATCTTCAAACAACTAGCTAGAAAGAGGTAAAGAGTACATGCTTCGATGTTTGTGATTGAAACTCTTAAGATCACCTCCCTCAGTACTCTAAATCACCCCATGGAAATGAGAGACCTACCCATGTAAGTTAATCTATTAAAAGAAAGCCCTGCTGGAAAAGGTTTAGCACTCTCCTTTACCTTTTTGGTTAAGTTGCAACTacctaagaaaaaaattgttcttGAAAGAATTAGTCATATATTACAAGTAATTGCGAAAATATGATTGATTCAGCttaatttttatgataaaTGCTCTATTAAAAtctaaatgaaaataatattaggTGACATGAAGCAAATGTTTTTTGTATAAACCCTTTGTTCCATTTCGAATCACTCTAATTCGAGAATAGGCATTAATgcaaacttttcttttatcttttcctAGTAAATGGATAAAGACATGCACGAGAGGTTTACACGTTATTTATGGATTGTTTGACTTTAAACTAACCTTAGATCAGATTGGCAAGAAACAGATATTTGATATTTCCATCTATTTGTCTGATTTATATGTTGGGATTTGGACACAACTAAGCTTAACCTGGAGAAAAGAATATTAGGTTAATCACATGAgtacataaaaataaagttttagGATTTTCAAGATCGTTATACAATGataatatatcaaatataaactcGTAAAGTAAAAAGAAGCTTTGGGTATGGAGATAATTGGGTTAATATCGCTAATCCAATAAGATGATAAAGTTTCTGTTAGGGTAGCCTTGAAAGGGAACTATTCTCTTTAAAGCAAAGCCATCTTCTTTCTCCTCTTTTGATTATAGTCTTTAaccaaagataatataaaaaagcATATCCTGATTCCTAagctttttctcctttttattttttaatagtcATTGCAACATTTGGCCCATTTGACATTATGATTAACGTTATCCTTTTTAACATATCATGCTGATCGTACACGTGGCAATGTCGACAACAGTCGGTGATTGATTGCCTATACCAGTTCCATGCATCCCTGGAAATAGTAAGAGTGGATTAGTatgataaaattgaaacaatgAAACTCTTTGCTCAATCAGAACCATAGCATTGAATATGCTCTGCTTTGAAGTTCACCCTGCAAGTCAGTAGCTTGAATAACTTCTGTCAGAATAAATTGGTAAATGGAAGAGGGGGGAAATGGTAGTGCATTCTATGAGTTTGGAGGATTTCTAAATACTATGTCATGAAATATTACGATGAGTTATGTTTACACCAAAAATAAGGAAACAGAAGGTTGCGTATCTTGACAATACCTCGCATCAATACGTGTGTGATTCGGCAGAAGAAAATTCACATTTTGTAAGGGAAGGACtgcaaaatttaaattgagcCATATTTTCTTTCGCTCGTTGTCCATTTTCCTTGAGCAGTAGCAGCTGGGCGCTCCCAGGAGACTTCACTGGCAAAGGCAGCATTAAGGTCCTCTGCTCGTGAGTAGCCTTGGCCTGCTCCACTCACCTGTCAGAGGCTCTTTGCACATTAATGGGCAGAAATTATACAGAGAACTACTATATTTGCTATCAGGAATGTATTAGAGTCCTCTGAAACAGCTATTACTTGCATGAAAAGAAGCTCACGAATTCAAATAACATTGTTCGCcacaaaaaatttcataaactTACAGTCTCTAAACAGGCAGAAAGGATTGTCATGCCTGGCAGTGCATCAATCCCCCGCTGCATCCAAGATTCCAAGTAGATATAAATAGGTGCTTGCAAgcataaatttttgtaaactATCACAAAATACTAAAACATAGAGTCTAAGCAGCCCACCTGGCGTTCCACTCGTGTCTTGTAAATAAAACCTCCACAGCAAAACAGAGTTGATGAAACCATGAATCTGCCCAAGACCAATTCCATTTTATTAGAACAAATCAGTTAATATAGAAATAAGGGAGTTGGGAGTATATCATAGGCACAACTCTCACAAACAGAAAATTTCAGAACCAACAGAAGAGATTGATTTTTTGTCTATCTGTAGTAACAGACACTGATGCCCTAGAAAAGGCACACTCCGGGCCATAAGCATGGTATAGGGTAATGAGACAATTAATCTGTTGGTGAAAGCTGGTGGCATAAACTGTGCAAAACAC
Protein-coding sequences here:
- the LOC18610851 gene encoding peroxidase 72, whose amino-acid sequence is MGHSVGFIIVLSLLAIAPLCLCGKTIAGGYLYPQFYDHSCPKAQEIVKYIVAKAVAKEARMAASLLRLHFHDCFVKGCDASILLDSSRTIISEKRSNPNRDSARGFEVIDEIKAALEKACPHTVSCADIMALAARDSTVLTGGPNWEVPLGRRDSTGASLSGSNNNIPAPNNTFQTILTKFKRQGLNIVDLVALSGSHTIGNARCTSFRQRLYNQSGNGQPDYTLDQSYAAQLRTNCPRSGGDQNLFFLDFVSPIKFDNSYFKNLLAYKGLLNSDQVLFTKSAVSRELVKKYAYNQELFFQQFAKSMIKMGNISPLTGYRGEVRKNCRKVNAY